In the genome of Streptomyces sp. NBC_00259, the window CGGGCAGCGGGACCAGTGGCAGCGACTGCGTGGAGCCATGCAGGTCCGGCGCGGACGGCGTCGCGGCGGCGGCGGCCGTCGGCGCGAGTGCGGGTAGGGCGAGAGCGGCGGCACAGGCGACACCGATGGAAGATGCAAGGAAGGCACGCATGGGACGATCCTCGGCCCGCGGCGAGGGGATCCGCCTTCCGGAGATCTGACGGATCGTCGCTCCGTACGGGGGACGCCGTCACCGGGACGGACCCGCCCGCTCGATCGGCGCGGCGTACCCTTGCGCGGGTGAACGCCAGCGACCGCACCCCCGCCGACCTGCTGCGATCCGCGCTCGCCGCGGACCCCGCACGCCCTTTGGTCACCTTCTACGACGACGCCACCGGTGAGCGCGTGGAATTGTCCGTCGCCACCTTCGCCAATTGGGTGGCCAAGACGGCGAATCTCCTCCAGGACGGACTGTCCGCGGAGCCGGGCGACCGGCTGGCGCTGCTGCTGCCCGCGCACTGGCAGACCGCGGTGTGGCTGCTCGCCTGTTCCTCGGTGGGTGTCGTCGCGGACGTCGGCGGCGACCCGGCGGGCGCGGACCTGGTCGTGAGCGGCCCGGACGGCCTGGCGGCGGCGCGCGCCTGCTCCGGCGAGCGGATCGCGCTCGCGCTGCGCCCGCTCGGCGGCCGGTTCCCGCAGGCGCCGGAGGGCTTCGCCGACTACGCCGTGGAGGTCCCGAGCCAGGGCGACCGGTTCGTACCGTACGTACCCGTCGATCCGGACGCTCCCGCGCTCGCCGTCGCCGGTACGGAGCTGACCGGCACCCAGCTCGTGGAGCGCGCCCGCGCGGACGCCGCGGAGCTGGGGCTCACCGCCGGATCGCGGCTGCTGTCGGGACGTCCGTACGACACCTGGGACGGCCTCTCCGCCGGTCTGTACGCGCCCCTCGCGGCCGGCGGCTCTGTCGTGCTCTGCCGGAACCTGGACCAGCTGTCCCCGGAGGGCCTGACGAAGCGGATCGACAGCGAACGGGTCACCGGCACCGCGGCCTGACCGACAGGGCGGTCTGGCCGCACTGCGGATTGACCGCCGACACGGGCGTGCGGGCACGGCGGTTCAGCTGGCACGGCCCGACGGGCACGGCGGTCCAGCCGACACCACGGCCCGGGCGGGCGCGGCGCCGGCCGGCAACTGCCCGGCGGTCTGCCCCGCGAGGCGGCACGCCCGCAGGCCCGTGTCACGGCCCGACCGGCACAACGGCCTGACCGACACAGCATCCGACCGACACCACAGCCCTGCAGGCGTCGCGCCTGTCGGCACGGCCCGGCGTCCCGCCAGCGCGCCCGTGGCGGCGTCCGGCCGACAGAGCGGCCCGACCGACACAGGTGTCCGGCCCACACAACGGCCCCACCGGCACAACGGCCCCCCGGGCGTCGCGCCTGTCGGCATGCCCCGGCGCCACGCCCAGGCGGCGGCATGCCAGCGCGCCCGCGGCGGCGGTCCAGCCGACACAGGTGTCCGACCGGCACAACGGCCCCGCGGCTGCCGGCACGGCCCGGCGCCCCGCCTGCCCGGCGCCCTGCCCGCGCGGCGGAACGCCCGCGCGCCCGCGTCACGGCCCGACCCGCACAACGGCCTGGCCGGGGCCGCGAAGTGCACTCGTACGGCTCATTACGTGCCGAGCCCACGCGCCTGAGCGTCGGCTCCGGGACATCATCGGCGGTGCGTACTCAGACAAACCACCGCAAGGACGGACGCAACCGTGACCGACAGCGCCGGCCCGCCCGCCGAACCGGACGACCCCGCGACGGGGCACGTCACGGTCAGGAGGTCGCGCCGTCGCCTCCGGTGGATCGCGCTCTGCGTGTCGTTCCTCGTCCTCGCCCTCTCGGGCGTCGGCTGGTGGCTCTACCGGAAGCTCGAGGGCAACATCGGGACGGACCTCACCGCCGCCGAGGAGCTGGAACGGTACGACAAGGAGCGCCCGCTGCCCTCGCCCAACGGCGCGGAGAACATCCTGCTGATCGGCTCCGACAGCCGCGCCGGCGCGGGCAACGACGCGTACGGCCGCGACAAGGGCATCCAGCGATCCGACACCACGATCCTGCTGCACCTGGCGGGCGACCGCCGCAGCGTGACGGCGGTCTCCGTCCCGCGCGACCTGCTGGTCGGCATCCCGAGCTGCCGCACCGCGAACGGCACCCGCACGCGGACGCAGTACACCCAGTTCAACTCCGCCTTCGCGGTCGGCGGCGCCGCGTGCACGATCCGTACCGTCGAGCGGCTCACCGGCGTCCGGATCGACCACCACATGGTGGTCGACTTCCGTGGCTTCAAGAGCATGGTCGACGCCGTGGGCGGGGTCACGGTCTGCCTGGCCAAGCCGATCGACGACCCCGAGGCCCATCTGCGGCTGAAGGCCGGGAAGCAGAACCTGAACGGCGAGAAGGCCCTCGGCTACGTCCGCGCCCGGAAGACCCTCGGCAACGGCAGCGACACCGACCGCATGGACCGGCAGCAGCAGTTCCTCGGCGCACTCTTCAACAAGGTGCAGAGCAACGGGGTGCTGCTCAATCCGACCCGCCTCTACCCCGTGCTGGACGCGGCGACCAAGTCGCTCACCACCGACCCCGGCCTGGACTCCCTCAAGGCCCTCTTCGACGTCGCCCGCTCACTGCGGGGCGTGCCGACGAACCGCGTGCAGTTCCTCACGGTGCCGCGCCGGTCGTATCCGTACGACCCGAACCGCGACGTGCTCGCCCAGCCGGCCGCGAGCAAGCTCTTCGAGCGGCTGCGCAAGGACGAACCGGTGAAGGTGGTGCCGAAAGGCAAGACGCCGAGCAACAGCACCGATACGGAGAGCGACAGCGGTACGGGCTCCGAGAACCCGTCGGCGACACCCACGTTTTCCGGCACCAACGCCACTTCGGGCATGTGCAAGTAAAGCGCTCACCAAGGACTCGTCGGCGGTCCATGACGATTGGGTGGATTGCCCAGTTGTAAGCGGCGTGGAATTTGTCACGGACGTCGCCCGGCGCTGAACTGGGCGGATAGTGTGACGCGATCCGGTACTTCCGGCCATCCGGCCATCCGGCCATCCGGCCGCGGGTCTCACACAACCGGATCGACGAACCGCGCGTCTCCCGGGGGGAGGGACGCCGCGCGTGGCACCGACGGAGGACTCAAGCAACCGTGGATGCGCAGAGCCGTGGGCAGGCGGACGACATCGATCCCGCCGACCAGTGGGTACTCAACCCGCAGACGGGCAATTACGAGCTGCGACTGGACCGTTCCTCTCGGCAGTCGACCGGCTCCCGCTCCACCGGCGCCGCCTCCTCCAGAAGTACCGGCCGTCGGCGCGGTCCCTCTGGTGACGCGGCACCGGCGACGGACGTCCCGGAGCAGCGCGCGCGCCGCGCGGCACGGGCAGGCGGCGCGGCAGGCGGCGCGGGCGGCCGAGGCACGCCGCCCCCCACCGGTCCCGGCCGGCGCAAGCGCAAGCCGCAGAAGAGCCGCAAGAAGAAGGCGATGCTGTGGACCGGAGGCATCCTGGCCTGCGTCCTCGTCGTCGGCTCCGGTCTCGCCTACTACGTGTACGAGCGGCTCAACGGAAACCTCAACACGGTGGACGTCGGTGACGCGGGCTCCAAGGGCATCACGAAGGACGGGCCGGTCAACATCCTGCTACTGGGCACGGACAAGCGCACCGGCTCGGGCAACGAGGGCTACGGCGACAAGGGCAGCTCGGGCCACGCGGACACGACGTTCCTCTTCCATGTCTCCGAGGACCGGACCAACGCGACCGCGCTGAGCATCCCGCGCGACCTGATCACCGACATCCCCGACTGTCCCACGAAGAAGGCGGACGGCTCGACCGAGATAGTCAGGGGCTCGGACGGCGTCCGCTTCAACGAGAGCTTCGGTGTGGGCGGACGCGACCCGGGCTGCACGATGCGCACGATCAAGCAGATCACCGGTGTGCCGGTCGACCACTTCATGATGGCCGACTTCAACGCGGTGAAGACCCTCTCGACCGCCGTCGGCGGCGTGGAGATCTGCCTGGCGAAGCCCATCAAGGACAAGGAATCCAAGCTGGATCTGCCGGCCGGTCCGCAGAAGGTCGAGGGGGAGGACGCCCTCGCGTTCGTCCGCAACCGGCACGGCCTGGGCAACGAGAGCGACCTGGACCGCATCAAGCAGCAGCAGCAGTTCATCGCGTCGATGATCCGGCAGATGAAGGAAGACACGCTGGGCAACCCGAAGAAGATGTTCGCGCTCGCGGACGCGGCGACCCAGGCGCTCACCGTCGACAGCGCGATCGGCGACATCCCGAAGCTGACGGCGCTCGCCGAGGAACTCGGGAAGATCGACATCAAGCACATCAGCTTCATGACGGTGCCGGTGGTCGACAACACCGACGGGGCGACCGTCATCCTGGACAAGGTCAAGGCCCCGCAGGTCTTCAGCATGATCCAGAACGACGTCTCCTTCACCGAGGTGAAGAAGAAGGAGTCGGCGGCGAAGAGCAAGCAGGCCGCGCTGCTGAAGGGCCCGCGGGCCGACGCGTCCGACGTCCGCGTCGACGTCTACAACGGCAGCGACACCCAGGGGGCCGCGCAGAAGACCCTCGACTGGCTGCAGAACAACCAGGGCGTGCTCAAGTCGACGAACAAGAGCAACGCGCCCGAGAAGATCGCCACGACGACGCTGGAGTACGCACCGAACCAGGCCGACCAGGCACGCAAACTCGCGGACCTGATGGGTCTGCCCGCCGCGGCGCTCAAGCCCGGCACCGAGAACGCCGAGGGCACGCAAGCGATGGTGCTGACCCTCGGAGCCGACTTCAAGGGCGCGGGGGTGCCCATCACGGGCCCGGCGAAGGTGCCGGACGTGGACAAGGTGGAAGCCGACAAGCAGGTGTGCGCCAAGTGACCCCGGTTCACCGGGGCATGTGGCGCGCCTGAACGACAGGGGGACCTGGGGTGGGACAGAGCAGCGTGCAAGGGGAGGGGACGCGGCGACGCGTCCGGCACGCCGGCGAACGGGGCTGGGACGACAGCCTCTACGAGGAGAAGCCGCTGGGCAAGGGGGCCACGGGCGGCGGCGACGCGGACGGTACACCGCCGGCCGGTCTGACGCCGGGCGGCGGAAGCGGTGGAGGCGACGGCCGACGCCGGCGCGGCGCCCGCCGCGAGGCAGGCAGACGTGGCAAACGCCGGATACTGCGCTGGGTCGCCTCCGTGCTGTCGCTGCTGATACTCGGCACGGCCGCCGCCGGATACCTCTACTACGAGCACCTCAACAACAACATCCGCAAGGGCGAACGCAGCGCCGGTGACAGCAAGGCGCAGAAGCCGGAGCCGAACGCCGCGGGACAGACACCGCTGAACGTCCTGCTGATCGGCTCCGACAGCCGCAGCTCCAAGGCGAACCAGCAGCTCGGCGGGTCCAGGGACAAGGCCGACGCCCCTCCGCTCGCCGACGTGCAGATGCTGCTGCACGTCTCCGCCGACCGGAAGAACGCCTCGGTCGTGTCGATCCCGCGCGACACCCGGGTCCAGGTGCCCGAGTGCGTGGATCCCGCCACCAAGAAGACGTACAAGGCGACCAGGACGCTGATCAACGAGACCCTGGCGCGGGGTGGTCCCGGCTGCACCCTGCTCACCTGGGAGAGCCTCACCGGGGTCTACATCGACCACTGGATGACGGTCGACTTCGCCGGTGTGGTGGCCATGTCCGACGCGGTCGGCGGCGCCGACGTGTGCGTCGAGCAGAACGTCTGGGACAGGCCCACGGCGATGGTGAAGGGCGGCTCCGGCCTCAAGCTGAAGGCGGGCCCGCAGACCGTCGAGGGCGAGCAGGCCCTGCAGTGGCTGCGCACCCGGCACGCCTTCTACAACGACATGGGCCGGTCCAAGGCCCAGCACATGTACATGAACTCGGTGATCCGCAAGCTGAAGAAGCAGAACGCGTTCACCGACACCGGGCAGCTCATGGACCTCGCGGAGACGGCCACCAAGTCGCTCCAGGTCTCCGAGGAGATCGGCACGGTCAAGAAGCTGTTCGACCTGGGCATGCAGCTCAAGGACGTACCGATGGAGCGCATCGAGATGCTGACGATGCCGTGGATCCAGGACCCGTACGACCAGAACCGGGTGCTGCCCGCCCCCGAGAAGGCGGACAACGTGTGGCGCATGGTCCGCGACGACATCCCGCTGGACGGCAAGGGCCCCACCTCCAAGCCGAAGCCCGCCGCGGCTCCCAAGGATCCCGCGGCCCCGGCCGCCGAGATCGGGGTGCTGGTGCAGAACGGCACCCACACCGCCCAGGAGGGATCGGTGCGGGGCCGCGCGACCGATGTCGCGGGCGTGCTGAAGGACAAGGGCTACGCCCGGGCCTCCCAGGACAGCACGAGCAACCCGATGGCGAAGACGGTCGTCCGCTACCCCAGTGCCGAGCTGGAGGGGGACGCTTACGCGGTCGCCAAGTCGCTGGGAATCCCGGCGGGTTCGGTGAAGAAGTCCACGGACGTGTCGGGCGTGACCGTCGTCGTGGGTGCCGACTGGCGCACCGGTGACACCTTCCCGAAGTCGGCGGCGCCGACGCTGTCCAGGGAGGACACCGACGCGCTCAACGGTGCGAACGAGACGGAATGCATGGACGTCTACGCGCCCTACCGCTGGTAGGGACCGAAGCGAAGCGGCCGGGCCGTTCCCCGAGGGGAACGGCCCGGCCGCTTCGTCGCTGTTCGGGGCGCGGTCAGGGCCGCGCCGACGCCGTCGTCAGGCCTGGGTGGAGGCCATGACCGCCGGGCGGCGGCTCGCGATGACCTTCTGCGCCAGCGAGCGGGGGCTCGTCAGGAAGCCGAAGCCCCACGACATGTGCATCGTGGCCAGCGCCACCGGGATCTGGAGGCGGGCCTTCAGCGACAGGCCCTTGCCCGCGGGGACCGAGCCCGCGGCGATCGCCGCGAGATAGCCGGCCGGGATCACGAAGCCGAGCGGATGGACCGCCGCGCCCACCACCAGGCCCGCGGCGATCGCACAGACGGCGGTCGGCGGGGCGAGGTAGCGCAGGTTGATCGAACCGGAGTGGTAGCGGGCGACGACGTGACGCCAGCGGCCGTAGTCCTTGTACTGCTTGGCGAGCGCCCGGACCGAGGGCCGCGGCCGGTACTGGACCTTCAGCTCCGGTGAGAACCAGATCAGTCCCCCGGCTTCACGGATCCGGAAGTTCAGCTCCCAGTCCTGGGCACGGATGAACTCCTCGTTGTAGCCGCCCTGCTGCTCCAGCGCCTCACGGCGGAAGACGCCCAGGTACACGGTGTCCGCGGGGCCCGCCTCGCCGCCGGTGTGGAAGGCGGCGTTGCCGACTCCTATCCGCGACGTCATCGCGGCGGCGACGGCGTGCTCCCAGTCGTTCTCGCCCTCGGCGTGCATGATGCCGCCGACGTTCTGCGCGCCGGTCTCCTCCAGGAGGCGGACGGCGGTCGCGATGTAGTTCGGCGAGAGCATGCCGTGGCCGTCGACCCGGACGACGATCGGGTGGCGGGACGCCTTGATCGCGGCGTTGAGCGCCGCCGGCGTGCGCCCGGTGGGGTTGGGCACCGTGTGCACCCGGGGGTCTTCCCGTACCAGCTCGGCGGCGATCTCGTCGGTACGGTCCGAGGACGGGCCGAGCGCGATCACCACCTCCATCTCGCCCGCGTACTCCTGCTCCAGGATGTGGCGGACGGAGTCGCGCAGATGCCGCTCCTCATCGAGGACCGGCATGATCACGGAGACGGCGGGCGGGGCGGCGGGCATCGGCTTCCTTCGGTCCGGGGGCGGGCCCCGGGAGACGGCGGCATCGCCCGCCACGTTACCGCGAACGGGGGACACCCATGCGCGCCTGCCCGCGCCTCCCGCTGCCGCAGATCGTATGGGCCTACGGTTCACAGGATCACCGGTCTGCTGCCCCGCGGAGGTGCCCCTCGTGCCCACACCGCCCCGCTCGCCCCGTCCGCGAACGGCGGCGGCCCGCCCGAGGCCGGTCCCGAGGCCGACGGCGGGCCGCCCCCGGCCGGCGGCGCAACGTCAGGGGCCGGCGGCGAACCGCCGGGGATCCGGCGGCCGGCCTCCGCGGCCGCGCGACGCACGGCAGGGCGAGCGGCCCCGCTGGGGTATGAGGATGGTCACGACGCTGTCGGTGCTGGTGCTGGGCATCGGTGGGATCGGTCACGCGCTGGTGACGGGGCTGGACAGCGGGATCGGCCGGATCGACCCGTTCAAGGACATGAAGAACCGGCCGGAGTCGGGCCACGGGACGAACATCCTGCTCGTCGGCACCGACGGCCGGGACAGGATCACCAAGCAGGAACGCCACAAGTACCGGCTCGGCGGCGCACCCTGCCGCTGCACCGACACGATCATGCTGGTGCACATCTCGGCGGACCGGGAGCGGGCGAGCATCGTGAGCCTGCCCCGGGACTCGTACGCGGAGATCCCCGCCCACACCGACATGACCAGCGGGCTGAAGCACGGCCGGCACGCGGTGAAGCTGAACGCGGCGTACGCGGAGGGCGGTCCGGCGCTGACCGTGCGGACCGTCGAGGACCTGACGAAGGTGAAGGTCGACCACTACCTGGAGGTCGACTTCACCAGCTTCATGAAGACGGTGGACGCGGTCGGCGGGGTGGAGATCTGCACGGCCCGGCCGATGAAGGACACCCACTCGGGTCTCGACCTGCCGGCGGGCACCCACCGGCTGGACGGCGGGAAGGCGCTGCAGTACGTGCGCGCCCGCCATGTCGACGGGGCGGCCGACCTGGGGCGGATGCAGCGCCAGCAGCGCTTCATGGCGGCGCTCGTCGAGCAGGCGACGGGCAGCGGGGTGCTGCTGAACCCGGTGAAGCTGCGCCAGGTCAGCACCACGGCGCTCAATTCCGTCCGGGCCGACAAGGGCTTCGGCACCGACCAGATGCTGACGCTCGGGAGGACGATGCGCGGCTTCGGCCCGGCATCGACCGAGTTCACGTCCGTGCCCGTAAAGGACCCGAGCTTCCCGGTGCGGGGCGTGGGCTCGACGGTGAAGTGGGACACGGCGAAGGCGGACCGGCTCTTCCGGGCGCTGCGCGAGGACAAGCCGCTGACGCCGCAGGGTGTGGAGAAGGCGCCGTCGAAGGCGAAGGTCGTCGACGTGGCGCCGAAGCAGATCCGGGTGCAGGTCTACAACGGGACGCAGTTGGACGGCCTCGGCTCGCGGGTGGACAACGCCCTGAAGGCGACCGGCTTCGACACGACCCGGGCCCCGCGGAACGCCGCCCACCGCAATGTGAAGCGCACCTTCATCTCGTACGACCCGCGCTGGGACCGCTCGGCGAGGTCCCTGGCCGTGGCGCTGCCGGGCGCCGAACTCCGCCCGGTGCCGGGCCAGGGCCCGACGCTGAAGGTCACGGCGGGCTCCGGCTACACCTCGGTGACCCCGGTCCGCGCGGAGACCCCGCGCGCACGGGGCGCGTTCGAGGCGGTCACGGGCGACGAGGTGCTCTGCCGCTGACGCGCGGACGAGGGAGAGGGAGAGGGAGAGGGAGAGGGAGAGGGAGAGGCGTCAGTCCTCGTAGCCCTCCGCCGCGCGGCGCTCGCGCAGCTCCTTGATCGCGCGGCGCCGGGCCAGCCGGTGGGTGCGGCGGATCTGCGCCTCCTGGTAGCGGCGCTTGTCCTTCTCCGTCTCCGGGACCACTTGCGGGACGGGCCGCGGCTTCCCGTCCGCGTCGACCGCCGCGAAGACCAGATACGCGGAGCCGACCTGCGTCGCGGGCGTCGACTCGTTCCAGCGTTCGGCCAGCACCCGTACGCCGACCTCCATGGAGGACCGGCCGGTCCAGTTCACCTGGGCCTTCACATGGACCAGGTCACCGACCCTGACGGGCTCCAGGAAGACCATCTCGTCCATGGAGGCGGTCACGGCCGGTCCGCCGGAGTGCCGGCCGGCCACCGCGCCCGCCGCGTCGTCCACCAGTTTCATGATCACGCCGCCGTGCACCGTCCCGAGGAGGTTGGTGTCGCTGTGGGTCATGATGTGGCTGAGGGTGGTACGCGAAGCCGATGTGGGCTTTCCCGGAATATCGCCCTCCGGGTGCTGGGCCTGGTCTGTCATGCCCTCCACCCTATGCGGGGACCTGGACGGCGATGCATTGCATCAGGTTCGCAACAGCCCCGGTGCGATTCGTCACCCGCCCTGTCAGCCGCTCGGTCCGGGCCTGCACACTGTTCCGCATGAATGATTGGCCCGATGGATACGGACGCGGCGGCCGGGGCTCCGAGCCCGAGGGCGCACGCGTGATGCGTCATGTGCAGCGACGAGCCGTCCCACAGCAGCCGTCGCAGGGGTACGACGAGTACGGCACCCCGTACGACAGCGGCTACAACACGGGCCAGGTCTACGGTTCGCCGTCCGGCGGCGGTCACGGTGGCCAGGGCGGTCACGGTGGCCCCGGCGGGTACGGTGAGCCGCCCACGTACGGCCGTCCGGCGCCCGACTGGCGACGCCGTCTCAAGGTCGGCTCGATCGTCGTGGTCGTCGCGGTGCTCGGCGTCTCCATAGGCACGTACTTCTGGGCCGACTCCAAGATGCGCCGTGAGGTCGACCTCGCCAAGGTCATAGACCGGCCCGAAGAGGGCGACTGCACGACCTACCTGATCGTCGGCTCGGACAGCCGTGAAGGCATGACCGCCGAGGAGAAGAAGAAGCTCCACACCGGCTCGGCCGACGGCAAGCGCACCGACTCGATGATGATCCTCGCCGCCTGTGGCAGCGGGAACACCATGATCTCGCTCCCCCGCGACTCGGACGTGGAGATACCGTCCTTCGTGGGCTCGGAGTCCGGCAAGACCTTCCCGGCCGAGGGCCGCCGGGTCAAGCTCAACGCGGCGTACGCGGAGGACGGCCCCGAACTGCTGGTCCGTACCGTCGAGCACAACACCGGCCTGCGGATCGACCACTACGCGGAGATCGGCTTCGCCGGCTTCGCCGGCATCGTGGACTCCCTCGGCGGTGTCGAGATGGACATCCCGAAGGCCTTCAAGGACAAGAAGTCCGGCGCCGACTTCCAGGCCGGCAAGCAGACCCTGAACGGCGAGCAGGCTCTCGCCTTCGTCCGCACCCGCTACGCCTTCGCGGGAAGCGACCTGGACCGTACGAAGAACCAGCAGAAGTTCCTCGCGGCCCTCGCCAACCAGGCCGCCACCCCCGGCACGATCCTCAACCCGTTCAAGCTCTACCCGACACTCGGCTCGGGCCTGGACACCCTGATCGTCGACAAGGACATGTCGCTGTTCGACCTGGGTGAGATGTTCTTCGCGATGAAGGGCATCAGCGGCGGCGACGGCACGTCGATGAACATGCCGATCTCCGGCAGCCGCGGCGGAAACCTGGTCTGGGACAAGGAGAAGGTCCGCCAACTGGTGAACCAGATCCAGAACGACGAGAAGGTCACCGTCACCGGGAACTGACCGCCGCTGCCGGCCACCACCGTCCGCCACCCGCCCGCCTCGCGGCCCTGCCACACCCGCCCTACCCTGCCAAGTACGGCGATCATGGGAGGCGGGCGGTGAGCGCGATGGCGGACGCGGCGGACGGCAGCCGGTACTGGGCCTCGGGCAACTGGCGGGTGGCCGAGGGGAACGCCGACGAGTTCCTGGAGCGCTGGACGGAGTTCCTGACCTGGACCAAGGAGTCGGTCGACGGCTTCCTCTGGGCGAGGCTCATCCGCGACCGCCACGAGCCCACCCACTTCGTCTCGTTCTCCTCCTGGCGCGACCTCGACTCCCTCAAGTCCTGGCGGAGCCACCCGGAGTTCGAAAGCCTCTTCGCCGCCTGCCGCGCCCTCTGCACCGACTCGACCACGGGAAGCTTCGAACTGGCCCGCGCGGTCTGACGCGATGGCCCGGGCCGGTAACGGCACGAGGCACCCCGCTCAGCGGGGTGCCTCGTGTCGCGGTACCGGGGGGCTTACGACAGGTTGCGGGCCATGACGATGCGCTGGACCTGGTTCGTGCCCTCATAAATTTGCGTGATCTTGGCGTCGCGCATCATGCGCTCCACCGGGTAGTCGCGGGTGTAGCCGTAGCCGCCGAGGAGCTGGACCGCGTCCGTGGTGACCTCCATGGCGACGTCGGAGGCGAAGCACTTGGCCGCGGCGCCGAAGAAGGTGAGGTCGCCGTCGACGCGCTCGGACTTGGCGGCGGCCGCGTACGTGAGCTGGCGGGCGGCCTCCAGCTTCATCGCCATGTCGGCGAGCATGAACTGGACGCCCTGGAAGTCGGCGATCGGCTTGCCGAACTGCTTGCGCTCCTGGACGTAGCCCTTGGCGTAGTCGAGAGCGCCCTGGGCGATGCCGAGAGCCTGGGCCGCGATGGTGATGCGGGTGTGGTCCAGGGTCTTCATGGCCGTCGCGAAGCCCGTGCCCTCCGCGCCGATCATGCGGTCGGCGGGGATGCGGACGTTGTCGAGGTAGACCTCGCGGGTCGGGGAGCCCTTGATGCCGAGCTTCTTCTCCGGGGCGCCGAAGGAGACGCCCTCGTCGGACTTCTCGACGACGAAGGCCGAGATGCCCTTGGAGCGCTTCTCGGGGTCCGTCACGGCCATCACCGTGTAGTACTCGGAGACGCCGGCGTTGGTGATCCAGCGCTTCACGCCGTTGAGGACCCAGAAGTCGCCGTCGCGGACGGCCTTCGTCTTCATGCCGGCGGCGTCGGAGCCCGCGTCCGGCTCGGAGAGGCAGTACGAGAACATCGCGTCGCCCTTGGCGAGCGGGCCCAGGTACTTCTTCTTCAGCTCCTCGGATCCGGAGAGGATCACCGGCAGCGAGCCCAGCTTGTTCACCGCGGGGATCAGCGAGGACGAGGCGCAGGCGCGGGCGACCTCCTCGATGACGATCACGGTCGCGAGCGCGTCGGCGCCCGCGCCGCCGTACTCCTCCGGTACGTGCACGGCGTGCAGGTCGGAGGCGACCAGTGCGTCCAGGGCCTCCTGCGGGAAGCGGGCCTCTTCGTCGACCGCGGCCGCGAACGGCGCGATCTTCGCCTCGGCGAGCGAGCGGATCGTCTCGCGGAGCATGTCGTGCTCTTCGGACGGGCGGTACAGATCGAAATCGGCCGATCCTGCCAAGGTCTCTCACTCCCCAACAACGCTAACTACCGTTAAGTAACTCAAATTTTAGAGGTCCGGCCCTGACCTGGGATACGTGAGCTTGCCGACAGCGGAAAAAAGCCCTCGCGCCCGCCCGGTTATGCTCGGGCCCGCAGTCCCTCCCGTACCCCTCAGGAGCATCTCGATGGCCCTCAAGATCACCGTGATCGGCACCGGATACCTCGGCGCCACCCACGCAGCGGCCATGGCGGAGCTGGGCTTCGAGGTCCTGGGCCTCGATGTGGTGCCGGAGAAGATCGAACTGCTGGCCACCGGCCGGGTCCCGATGTACGAGCCGGGGCTGGAGGAGCTGCTCACCCAGCACGTGGCCGGGGCCGAGGGCTCCAGCGGACGGCTGCGCTTCACGACGTCGTGGGACGAGCTGGAGGCCTTCGGCGGCGACGTCCACTTCGTCTGTGTGAACACCCCACAGAAGCACGGCGAGTACGCCTGTGACATGTCGTACGTCGACGCCGCCTTCACCTCGCTCGCGCCGCGGCTGAAGGGCGGCGCGCTGGTCGTCGGCAAGTCGACGGTGCCGGTGGGATCGGCCGACCGGCTGGCCGCGCTGCTCGCGGAGCAGGCGCCGGAGGGTGTCGAGCTGGCCTGGAACCCGGAGTTCCTGCGCGAGGGCTTCGCCGTCCAGGACACCCTGCACCCGGACCGCATCGTGGTGGGCGTGGACAGCGAGCGCGCCGAGAAGCTGCTG includes:
- a CDS encoding TIGR03089 family protein, producing MNASDRTPADLLRSALAADPARPLVTFYDDATGERVELSVATFANWVAKTANLLQDGLSAEPGDRLALLLPAHWQTAVWLLACSSVGVVADVGGDPAGADLVVSGPDGLAAARACSGERIALALRPLGGRFPQAPEGFADYAVEVPSQGDRFVPYVPVDPDAPALAVAGTELTGTQLVERARADAAELGLTAGSRLLSGRPYDTWDGLSAGLYAPLAAGGSVVLCRNLDQLSPEGLTKRIDSERVTGTAA
- a CDS encoding LCP family protein, with amino-acid sequence MGQSSVQGEGTRRRVRHAGERGWDDSLYEEKPLGKGATGGGDADGTPPAGLTPGGGSGGGDGRRRRGARREAGRRGKRRILRWVASVLSLLILGTAAAGYLYYEHLNNNIRKGERSAGDSKAQKPEPNAAGQTPLNVLLIGSDSRSSKANQQLGGSRDKADAPPLADVQMLLHVSADRKNASVVSIPRDTRVQVPECVDPATKKTYKATRTLINETLARGGPGCTLLTWESLTGVYIDHWMTVDFAGVVAMSDAVGGADVCVEQNVWDRPTAMVKGGSGLKLKAGPQTVEGEQALQWLRTRHAFYNDMGRSKAQHMYMNSVIRKLKKQNAFTDTGQLMDLAETATKSLQVSEEIGTVKKLFDLGMQLKDVPMERIEMLTMPWIQDPYDQNRVLPAPEKADNVWRMVRDDIPLDGKGPTSKPKPAAAPKDPAAPAAEIGVLVQNGTHTAQEGSVRGRATDVAGVLKDKGYARASQDSTSNPMAKTVVRYPSAELEGDAYAVAKSLGIPAGSVKKSTDVSGVTVVVGADWRTGDTFPKSAAPTLSREDTDALNGANETECMDVYAPYRW
- a CDS encoding glycosyltransferase family 2 protein — protein: MPAAPPAVSVIMPVLDEERHLRDSVRHILEQEYAGEMEVVIALGPSSDRTDEIAAELVREDPRVHTVPNPTGRTPAALNAAIKASRHPIVVRVDGHGMLSPNYIATAVRLLEETGAQNVGGIMHAEGENDWEHAVAAAMTSRIGVGNAAFHTGGEAGPADTVYLGVFRREALEQQGGYNEEFIRAQDWELNFRIREAGGLIWFSPELKVQYRPRPSVRALAKQYKDYGRWRHVVARYHSGSINLRYLAPPTAVCAIAAGLVVGAAVHPLGFVIPAGYLAAIAAGSVPAGKGLSLKARLQIPVALATMHMSWGFGFLTSPRSLAQKVIASRRPAVMASTQA
- a CDS encoding LCP family protein translates to MTDSAGPPAEPDDPATGHVTVRRSRRRLRWIALCVSFLVLALSGVGWWLYRKLEGNIGTDLTAAEELERYDKERPLPSPNGAENILLIGSDSRAGAGNDAYGRDKGIQRSDTTILLHLAGDRRSVTAVSVPRDLLVGIPSCRTANGTRTRTQYTQFNSAFAVGGAACTIRTVERLTGVRIDHHMVVDFRGFKSMVDAVGGVTVCLAKPIDDPEAHLRLKAGKQNLNGEKALGYVRARKTLGNGSDTDRMDRQQQFLGALFNKVQSNGVLLNPTRLYPVLDAATKSLTTDPGLDSLKALFDVARSLRGVPTNRVQFLTVPRRSYPYDPNRDVLAQPAASKLFERLRKDEPVKVVPKGKTPSNSTDTESDSGTGSENPSATPTFSGTNATSGMCK
- a CDS encoding LCP family protein, translated to MDAQSRGQADDIDPADQWVLNPQTGNYELRLDRSSRQSTGSRSTGAASSRSTGRRRGPSGDAAPATDVPEQRARRAARAGGAAGGAGGRGTPPPTGPGRRKRKPQKSRKKKAMLWTGGILACVLVVGSGLAYYVYERLNGNLNTVDVGDAGSKGITKDGPVNILLLGTDKRTGSGNEGYGDKGSSGHADTTFLFHVSEDRTNATALSIPRDLITDIPDCPTKKADGSTEIVRGSDGVRFNESFGVGGRDPGCTMRTIKQITGVPVDHFMMADFNAVKTLSTAVGGVEICLAKPIKDKESKLDLPAGPQKVEGEDALAFVRNRHGLGNESDLDRIKQQQQFIASMIRQMKEDTLGNPKKMFALADAATQALTVDSAIGDIPKLTALAEELGKIDIKHISFMTVPVVDNTDGATVILDKVKAPQVFSMIQNDVSFTEVKKKESAAKSKQAALLKGPRADASDVRVDVYNGSDTQGAAQKTLDWLQNNQGVLKSTNKSNAPEKIATTTLEYAPNQADQARKLADLMGLPAAALKPGTENAEGTQAMVLTLGADFKGAGVPITGPAKVPDVDKVEADKQVCAK